From one Lactiplantibacillus paraplantarum genomic stretch:
- a CDS encoding NmrA family NAD(P)-binding protein, translating into MKIVLTGSIGRINQTLVPQLTHNGHDVTVISHQSSRSGLIKVFRATPAIGRLDDEAFLTRTFRGADVVYLMLTGVLASDDIYAAAKQQAEIYAAAINAAGVKRVVNLSSVGADLGPEVGSLYMYHIIEQTLTSALTDVDLTFIRPTAMYYNLLNSVPTVRKSHRIYTNASLDVKNVWVAPVDVTPVIIKALTEPVTGQTVSYVASDEQTYLEVASALSQTLKMPDLRVSQVPDEVMQNNLVTAGMPIAFAREYVKTVAYQREHDFYADYRAHQPRLGTVKMADFAQVFAEDYHNQQVIKH; encoded by the coding sequence ATGAAAATTGTTTTAACAGGTTCGATTGGTCGCATAAATCAGACCCTCGTTCCTCAACTGACTCACAATGGACATGATGTGACGGTGATTAGCCATCAGTCTAGTCGTAGTGGGCTAATCAAGGTATTTCGAGCAACGCCGGCAATCGGCCGTCTCGATGATGAGGCCTTTTTGACACGAACATTCAGGGGGGCCGATGTTGTCTACTTAATGTTGACCGGCGTATTGGCTAGTGATGATATTTATGCTGCTGCCAAACAACAAGCAGAGATCTATGCAGCTGCAATCAATGCAGCTGGGGTAAAGCGGGTCGTTAACTTAAGTAGCGTGGGTGCTGATTTAGGTCCCGAAGTTGGTTCGTTGTATATGTATCACATTATCGAACAGACGTTAACGTCGGCCTTAACGGATGTTGACTTAACGTTCATTCGGCCAACCGCAATGTACTATAATCTATTAAACAGTGTACCGACAGTTAGAAAAAGTCATCGAATTTATACTAATGCTAGTCTCGATGTTAAGAACGTCTGGGTGGCTCCGGTTGATGTCACACCAGTTATCATTAAAGCGCTGACTGAACCCGTTACTGGACAGACCGTGTCCTATGTTGCTAGTGATGAACAGACTTATTTGGAAGTTGCGTCAGCATTATCGCAGACGCTCAAGATGCCAGATTTACGTGTCTCACAAGTACCTGATGAGGTTATGCAGAACAATTTAGTGACGGCGGGAATGCCAATAGCTTTTGCAAGAGAGTATGTCAAAACGGTGGCTTACCAACGTGAGCACGATTTTTATGCGGACTATCGGGCTCATCAGCCACGATTGGGGACTGTCAAGATGGCCGATTTTGCCCAAGTCTTTGCTGAAGATTATCATAATCAACAGGTCATCAAACACTAA
- a CDS encoding EAL domain-containing protein, whose translation MSLVQLEIGLLWLTGLITVSFILTIVIYYWYSRKHSNNYLENDDFKLRYFIQKQVDFRGQTTGYECLLRQHNTDGSWSLPPQLDSLPLQRVIFLLEDTFKALPNEAITLSINLEYEQIISPEFRYFVRWAIANIEPMHLAVEYTPQYQSRHINKRLFRRRIREARKYGMQFGIDNVGASLANLKNIQWLLADIDTLKCSMRSFRKEDPSVWLDLNLQFWNQLSKDNDIDLILMGIENEADEQLAEQLQISIRQGYLFGHPINPDQPTTKEDQHDQTT comes from the coding sequence ATGAGCCTGGTGCAATTAGAAATAGGACTACTTTGGTTGACTGGATTAATTACCGTCAGCTTTATCCTTACAATCGTGATTTATTACTGGTACTCTCGTAAGCATTCCAATAATTATCTTGAAAACGACGATTTTAAGCTTCGTTATTTTATTCAAAAGCAGGTCGATTTTCGCGGACAGACGACCGGATATGAGTGTCTGCTACGGCAACATAACACTGACGGTTCATGGTCATTGCCACCACAACTGGACTCCTTACCACTCCAACGCGTGATCTTCTTGCTTGAAGATACTTTTAAGGCATTACCTAATGAAGCCATTACGCTATCAATCAACTTGGAATATGAACAAATCATTAGTCCCGAATTTCGCTACTTTGTTCGCTGGGCCATCGCGAATATTGAGCCGATGCATTTAGCTGTTGAATATACGCCACAGTATCAGTCACGCCACATCAACAAACGGCTATTTCGGCGACGAATCCGTGAAGCCCGCAAATACGGCATGCAATTTGGGATTGATAACGTCGGGGCTAGTTTAGCTAATTTGAAGAATATTCAGTGGTTACTAGCAGATATCGACACACTAAAATGCTCAATGCGTTCGTTTCGTAAGGAAGATCCTTCCGTCTGGCTAGACTTGAACCTTCAATTTTGGAATCAACTCTCAAAAGACAACGATATCGATTTGATCTTAATGGGGATTGAAAATGAAGCCGACGAACAGTTAGCCGAGCAACTCCAGATCAGTATTCGTCAAGGCTACTTATTCGGACATCCCATCAATCCCGACCAACCAACAACCAAGGAGGATCAGCATGACCAAACAACCTAA